The following proteins are encoded in a genomic region of Mycolicibacterium rutilum:
- the aroQ gene encoding type II 3-dehydroquinate dehydratase, which yields MTRTVLVLNGPNLGRLGRREPDVYGSTTHDELVALIEREADELGMKAVVRQSDSEADLLGWIHAAADAGDPVILNAGALTHTSVALRDACAELRAPLIEVHISNVHQREEFRHHSYLSAVATGVIVGLGVHGYVLALRYLATTAEDSAAG from the coding sequence GTGACCCGAACAGTGCTGGTGCTCAACGGCCCGAACCTGGGCAGGCTCGGACGGCGCGAACCCGACGTCTACGGCAGCACCACCCACGACGAGCTGGTGGCGCTGATCGAGCGCGAAGCCGACGAGCTCGGAATGAAAGCCGTTGTGCGACAGAGTGACAGCGAAGCCGACCTGCTGGGCTGGATTCACGCCGCCGCCGATGCGGGGGACCCGGTGATCCTCAACGCCGGGGCGTTGACGCACACGTCGGTCGCGCTGCGCGACGCCTGCGCCGAGCTGCGGGCGCCGCTGATCGAGGTGCATATCTCCAACGTGCACCAGCGTGAGGAGTTCCGGCACCACTCGTATCTGAGTGCGGTCGCCACCGGCGTGATCGTGGGTCTCGGCGTGCACGGTTACGTCCTTGCTCTGCGGTATCTGGCAACGACCGCAGAGGACAGCGCGGCCGGCTAG
- a CDS encoding helix-turn-helix transcriptional regulator, producing the protein MRLTWPLTGRNEEMAAIADAISAHDVSGIIVGGTAGVGQEQSRSGSPGRRRRALPVQWAMATASARELPLGAFASWVQDEFTDPLRLVHSVIDSLTAAPPDTPVIVGVDDAHLLDELSAFVLHQIVVRQAAKVIVTVRDGEPLPAALQDLWRGSHFERLDLQPLSMTETAELLVATLTGSVDPEVVRRLWKLTRGNVLYLRNIVEQELLDGRLAKHQAFWRWTGHPVLPPGLAELIDSRIGALPDPVSDVLDALAIGEPLELSALARITDPAAIEEADVRGLISLSDIDGTPVVRIAHPLYGEVRRNRAPATRLRRLRGLVAAELAASDHRDDMQIVVRRATLSLDADLKPPPELFIRAAHGAAWQVDVGLAERLADAAVRAGGGADALFIHAFLLTWLGRGAEAEHLLSGAADRYTGIDRAKLVFVRATNRLFCLGDAAGAAELIDGAEAHDGGCVDAARVVYCAATGDPRAALEASARIVPAELPDVAARMAVWAMTVAAGEVGRTSEAEAIAETGYPIGIRGYLVIIDAHLSAYWLAGRMADAQRVAEVLRVRASTFPSPQLSPVSVGVSGRAALSAGRVAEACSVLAPAVELMRASGDPIGWTYRYRLPLTAALAMSGRVTEAAASEAVIAAACPQGWEFLAYERALAQAWVAAAQGAVSEAIRTIRAAAETAGSRGQLAAEVACLQTAVQFGDGSCGVRLSELASLVEGHRAGLAARFAEALRAGDGVGLEAVSVEFEGIGDMVAAVDAASHAATAFRRAERSGSALTNASRARELARRCGGLSTPALQKASVPVPFTNREREIVALIGQGLSSREIAERLTLSVRTVEGHIYRAMVKTGAEDRAQLARMITG; encoded by the coding sequence GTGCGCTTGACGTGGCCGTTGACGGGTCGCAACGAGGAGATGGCGGCGATCGCCGACGCGATCTCCGCCCACGACGTCTCCGGCATCATCGTCGGCGGAACGGCAGGAGTCGGCCAAGAGCAGAGTCGTTCGGGAAGCCCTGGCCGTCGCCGCCGGGCACTGCCAGTGCAGTGGGCAATGGCCACCGCGTCAGCCCGCGAGCTACCCCTCGGCGCCTTCGCGTCCTGGGTCCAGGACGAGTTCACCGATCCTCTTCGCCTGGTGCACAGCGTCATCGACTCGCTCACGGCAGCGCCGCCGGATACGCCGGTCATCGTCGGCGTCGACGACGCCCACCTCCTCGACGAGTTGTCGGCATTCGTCTTGCACCAGATCGTGGTGCGGCAAGCGGCCAAAGTCATCGTCACGGTGCGCGACGGTGAGCCGTTGCCCGCTGCGCTTCAAGATCTTTGGCGCGGTTCACATTTCGAGCGTCTTGATCTGCAACCGCTGTCGATGACCGAGACCGCGGAGCTGCTTGTCGCGACACTGACGGGGTCGGTCGACCCCGAGGTGGTGCGCCGGCTGTGGAAGCTGACCCGGGGGAATGTGCTCTACCTTCGCAACATCGTCGAGCAGGAACTTCTGGACGGGCGGCTCGCCAAGCATCAGGCGTTCTGGCGGTGGACGGGACATCCGGTCCTCCCGCCGGGTCTTGCCGAACTGATCGACTCGCGCATCGGTGCGCTACCGGACCCGGTCAGCGACGTGCTCGATGCGCTTGCGATCGGTGAGCCGCTGGAACTGTCCGCCCTGGCGCGGATCACCGACCCGGCCGCGATCGAAGAGGCAGACGTGCGCGGGCTGATCTCGTTGAGCGACATCGACGGAACCCCGGTCGTCCGGATCGCGCATCCGCTCTACGGTGAGGTGCGACGCAATCGTGCGCCCGCGACACGACTACGCCGGCTGCGCGGGCTGGTGGCCGCGGAACTGGCGGCATCCGACCACCGCGACGACATGCAGATCGTCGTGCGGCGCGCCACCCTGAGCCTCGATGCTGATCTCAAACCCCCGCCGGAGCTGTTCATCCGAGCCGCCCACGGCGCGGCCTGGCAGGTCGACGTCGGTCTCGCCGAGCGGCTCGCGGATGCGGCGGTGCGCGCGGGCGGAGGAGCGGACGCGCTCTTCATCCACGCGTTTCTGCTGACGTGGCTGGGCCGCGGCGCCGAAGCCGAACACCTGCTTTCCGGCGCCGCGGACCGGTACACCGGGATCGACCGGGCCAAACTGGTTTTCGTCCGCGCAACGAACCGGCTGTTCTGCCTCGGCGATGCCGCGGGCGCGGCGGAATTGATCGACGGTGCCGAGGCACACGATGGCGGCTGCGTCGACGCCGCCCGGGTGGTCTACTGCGCGGCCACCGGTGACCCGCGGGCCGCGCTCGAAGCGTCCGCACGCATCGTTCCCGCCGAACTGCCAGATGTGGCGGCCCGAATGGCGGTGTGGGCCATGACAGTAGCCGCCGGCGAGGTGGGACGCACCAGCGAGGCCGAAGCCATCGCCGAGACTGGTTATCCCATCGGGATTCGCGGCTATCTCGTGATCATCGACGCACACCTGAGCGCGTACTGGCTGGCAGGCCGGATGGCCGACGCGCAGCGCGTCGCGGAAGTGTTGCGCGTCCGCGCGTCGACCTTCCCGAGTCCGCAGTTGTCTCCAGTCAGCGTGGGAGTGTCTGGCCGCGCGGCACTCAGCGCGGGCCGGGTGGCGGAGGCGTGCTCGGTGCTGGCGCCTGCCGTTGAGTTGATGAGGGCGTCGGGAGACCCGATCGGATGGACGTACCGGTACCGCCTCCCGCTCACGGCTGCGCTCGCCATGTCGGGACGGGTAACCGAGGCCGCCGCATCGGAGGCGGTGATCGCCGCAGCCTGCCCTCAAGGCTGGGAGTTCCTCGCCTACGAGCGCGCACTCGCGCAGGCATGGGTGGCTGCCGCGCAGGGTGCCGTTTCGGAGGCGATTCGCACCATCAGGGCGGCCGCCGAAACCGCCGGGTCGCGGGGGCAATTGGCGGCCGAAGTGGCGTGCCTCCAGACCGCCGTGCAGTTCGGGGACGGCTCCTGTGGCGTTCGGCTGTCCGAGCTCGCTTCGCTCGTGGAGGGCCACCGCGCGGGGTTGGCGGCCCGCTTCGCCGAGGCACTGCGGGCCGGGGACGGCGTGGGGTTGGAGGCGGTTTCCGTTGAGTTCGAAGGCATCGGCGACATGGTGGCCGCAGTCGACGCCGCGAGCCACGCTGCAACCGCGTTCCGGCGTGCGGAACGCAGCGGATCGGCGTTGACGAACGCGTCGCGGGCACGGGAACTGGCCCGTCGCTGCGGAGGGCTCAGCACCCCTGCGCTCCAGAAGGCGTCCGTGCCCGTGCCGTTCACCAACCGGGAACGCGAGATCGTCGCGCTGATCGGTCAGGGGCTGTCGAGTCGCGAGATCGCCGAACGCCTCACGTTGTCAGTGCGCACCGTCGAAGGTCATATCTACCGGGCGATGGTGAAGACCGGCGCAGAAGACCGCGCCCAACTGGCCCGAATGATCACGGGCTGA
- a CDS encoding methionyl-tRNA formyltransferase — protein sequence MRIVAFGFQTWGVRTLQALLDLNHDVALAVTHPASEQAYKAIWSESVEDFARDRDIPVHLTERIDNDTIDLVKRAEPDVIVVNSWYTWMPPELYQLPPHGTLNMHDSLLPKFTGFSPVLWALISGENEFGLTIHRMDEGLDTGDILVQHSLPIGPTATGTELVLRGMELIPGALDEALTALESGTAVWRPQNKAERTYFHKRSERDSLIDWHWAAEDLERFVRALSDPYPRAFTHYRGERIEIVEARISEARYGGTPGRVIVQEGGGVAVCGPDAVRGGNHGLVITGVRTADGAEHAGDEFFLRGGYLTNQA from the coding sequence ATGCGCATCGTCGCGTTCGGTTTTCAGACCTGGGGGGTCCGAACCCTTCAAGCGCTGCTCGATCTCAACCACGACGTCGCCCTCGCCGTCACGCATCCGGCCAGCGAGCAGGCCTACAAGGCGATCTGGTCCGAGTCGGTCGAGGACTTCGCCCGCGACCGCGACATCCCGGTGCACCTCACCGAGCGCATCGACAACGACACCATCGACCTGGTGAAGCGGGCCGAACCCGACGTCATCGTCGTCAACAGCTGGTACACCTGGATGCCGCCCGAGCTCTACCAACTCCCGCCGCACGGAACGCTGAACATGCACGATTCCCTGCTGCCCAAATTCACCGGATTCTCCCCGGTGTTGTGGGCGCTGATCAGCGGCGAGAACGAGTTCGGATTGACCATTCACCGGATGGACGAGGGGTTGGACACCGGCGACATCCTGGTGCAGCATTCGCTGCCGATCGGGCCGACTGCGACGGGCACCGAATTGGTGCTGCGCGGAATGGAATTGATCCCCGGCGCGCTCGACGAGGCGCTGACGGCCCTGGAATCCGGCACGGCCGTGTGGCGTCCGCAGAACAAGGCGGAGCGCACGTACTTCCACAAGCGCTCCGAGCGCGACAGCCTCATCGACTGGCACTGGGCCGCCGAGGATCTCGAGAGGTTCGTGCGTGCCCTGTCGGACCCGTATCCCCGCGCGTTCACCCACTACCGCGGCGAGCGGATCGAGATCGTCGAGGCCCGGATCTCGGAGGCCCGGTACGGCGGGACGCCGGGACGGGTGATCGTCCAGGAGGGCGGCGGTGTCGCGGTGTGCGGGCCGGACGCCGTGCGGGGCGGCAACCACGGGCTGGTGATCACCGGCGTCCGCACGGCCGACGGGGCGGAACACGCGGGCGACGAATTCTTCCTGCGTGGCGGCTACCTGACGAACCAGGCGTAG
- a CDS encoding ATP-grasp fold amidoligase family protein — MPLLANRPAPPKLLAAHRRMLAAMPVPLVRHAFHLTMIHRWGNFEEPRTFNEKVNWRILYDRRDRIVAACDKMRMKEMARAAYPGSDLRIPETYWHGTDLRDAPDLRTLPPWVLKPNHSSGHALFGPEPDTDVEALLDETRDWWKRTPLELGEWGYGAARPLLLLEERIPTPDGEPPADYKFFVFDGRVELVQVNRGRFGAQTATFLDADWNRLPVRWRIRPVADEARPAELDAMLEIAATLGADWDFIRVDLYAVDGVVWFGEYTPYPGGGLLRYRPRGFDAEQGKHWRLPDLAEVQAGRP, encoded by the coding sequence ATGCCGTTGCTGGCGAACCGGCCCGCCCCTCCGAAACTGCTTGCGGCGCACCGGCGGATGCTCGCTGCGATGCCGGTGCCCCTGGTGCGGCACGCCTTTCACCTCACCATGATCCACCGATGGGGTAACTTCGAGGAACCGCGCACCTTCAACGAGAAGGTCAACTGGCGAATTCTCTACGACCGACGCGACCGCATCGTCGCCGCCTGCGACAAGATGCGGATGAAGGAGATGGCGCGCGCGGCCTACCCGGGCAGCGACCTGCGGATCCCGGAAACCTACTGGCACGGCACGGATCTGCGCGACGCGCCCGATCTGCGGACGCTGCCGCCGTGGGTGCTCAAACCGAACCACAGCAGCGGACACGCGCTGTTCGGCCCGGAACCCGACACCGACGTCGAGGCGCTGCTGGACGAGACCCGAGACTGGTGGAAGCGCACTCCGCTCGAGTTGGGCGAGTGGGGCTACGGTGCGGCCCGGCCGCTGCTGCTGCTCGAGGAGCGCATTCCCACGCCCGACGGCGAGCCGCCTGCCGACTACAAGTTCTTCGTCTTCGACGGCCGCGTCGAACTGGTGCAGGTGAACCGCGGCCGGTTCGGTGCCCAGACCGCGACCTTTCTCGACGCCGACTGGAACCGGCTACCCGTGCGCTGGCGGATCCGCCCGGTCGCCGACGAAGCGCGGCCCGCTGAGCTCGACGCCATGCTCGAGATCGCCGCGACGCTGGGAGCGGACTGGGATTTCATCAGGGTCGACCTGTACGCCGTCGACGGTGTGGTGTGGTTCGGCGAGTACACGCCGTACCCCGGCGGGGGGCTGCTGCGGTACCGGCCGCGCGGGTTCGACGCCGAACAGGGCAAGCACTGGCGGCTGCCAGACCTGGCCGAGGTGCAGGCGGGCCGGCCCTGA
- a CDS encoding B-4DMT family transporter yields the protein MSKWLLRGLVFATLMVIVRLLQGALINAWETKAGLISVVLVVLFAVAVFVWGIVDGRNDARANPDPDRRGDLAMTWLLAGLFAGIVSGAVAWFISIFYKSLYVEALINELTTFAAFTALVVFLMSVAGVAIGRWMIDRKADQTPHLHHAGDDDRADTDVFAAVSHGGTEEPPTEQTPREDRA from the coding sequence ATGAGTAAGTGGTTGCTGCGCGGACTGGTGTTCGCGACCCTGATGGTGATCGTGCGATTGCTGCAGGGAGCGCTGATCAACGCGTGGGAAACCAAGGCGGGTCTGATCAGTGTCGTGCTGGTGGTGCTGTTCGCGGTCGCGGTGTTCGTCTGGGGCATCGTCGACGGACGCAACGACGCCCGCGCCAACCCGGACCCGGACCGCCGCGGCGACCTCGCGATGACGTGGCTGCTGGCCGGCCTGTTCGCCGGGATCGTCAGCGGCGCGGTGGCCTGGTTCATCTCGATCTTCTACAAGAGCCTCTACGTCGAGGCGCTGATCAACGAGCTCACCACGTTCGCGGCGTTCACCGCGCTGGTGGTGTTCCTGATGTCGGTCGCCGGTGTGGCGATCGGCCGGTGGATGATCGACCGCAAGGCCGATCAGACCCCGCACCTGCATCACGCCGGTGACGACGACCGCGCCGACACCGACGTGTTCGCCGCGGTCAGCCATGGCGGCACCGAGGAGCCCCCGACCGAGCAAACGCCGCGCGAGGACCGCGCTTAG
- the nusB gene encoding transcription antitermination factor NusB: MADRRGDRGRHAARKRAVDLLFEAEARGLTAAQVADARTALAETEGDVSALNPYTVTVARGVTDHAAHIDDLIAAHLQGWTLDRLPAVDRAILRVAVWELLHADDVPEPVAVDEAVELAKQLSTDDSPGFVNGVLGQVMLVTPQIRAAAQAVRGTGNEG, translated from the coding sequence ATGGCTGACCGGCGAGGCGATCGTGGCAGGCACGCGGCCCGCAAGCGCGCCGTCGACCTGCTCTTCGAAGCCGAGGCCCGCGGGCTCACCGCCGCCCAGGTGGCCGACGCGCGTACGGCACTGGCCGAGACCGAAGGCGATGTCTCAGCGCTCAACCCGTACACCGTGACGGTGGCGCGCGGCGTCACGGACCACGCCGCGCACATCGACGATCTGATCGCGGCGCATCTGCAGGGCTGGACGCTGGACCGGTTGCCCGCCGTGGACCGCGCCATCCTGCGCGTCGCGGTGTGGGAGTTGTTGCACGCCGACGACGTGCCCGAGCCGGTCGCCGTCGACGAGGCGGTCGAACTGGCCAAGCAGTTATCCACCGACGACTCACCGGGTTTCGTCAATGGCGTACTGGGCCAGGTGATGCTCGTGACACCGCAGATCCGGGCCGCAGCGCAGGCAGTCCGAGGGACCGGCAACGAGGGGTAG
- a CDS encoding FAD-dependent monooxygenase has protein sequence MSQPTVVINGAGIAGPALSYWLTRNGFHVIVLEIAPSVRPGGQTVDLRGAGGEVVERMGLIDEMRSRALEQRGAAWVRSDGSRRAEMPVTAFGGNGLVSKLEILRGDLVEVLYEATRDDVEYRFGTTVSAIEQAADRATVTLADGTAVDADLVVGADGPHSAVRRLTFGPEDQFAKPIGGYNAWFSAPDTVGLDGWYLLYQAPGGLNASMRPSHDPSIAKAGLAFQSGPIGYDRHDLDEQRSILTDRFAGAGWHCDALLEAARAADDFYFDSFAQVHMPTWSSGRVTLVGDAGYCASPLSGMGTSLALVGAYLLAGELGQAETFDAAGLPHALERYETVMRPYVDTCQKLNNTVDRYAPMSASDIAVNAAVMKWMQRWPFRPVAAKLWFTTADSIVLPDYNVG, from the coding sequence ATGTCGCAGCCGACCGTGGTGATCAACGGCGCCGGCATCGCCGGGCCTGCGCTGTCGTATTGGTTGACCCGCAACGGGTTTCACGTCATCGTCCTCGAGATCGCACCGAGCGTGCGCCCCGGCGGCCAGACGGTGGATCTGCGGGGCGCCGGCGGCGAGGTCGTCGAACGAATGGGCCTCATCGACGAGATGCGCTCGCGCGCCCTCGAACAGCGCGGTGCGGCCTGGGTGCGGTCCGACGGGTCTCGCCGCGCCGAGATGCCGGTGACCGCGTTCGGCGGCAACGGGTTGGTGTCGAAGTTGGAGATCCTGCGCGGCGATCTGGTCGAAGTGCTCTATGAGGCCACCCGCGACGACGTCGAATACCGGTTCGGGACGACGGTTTCCGCGATCGAACAGGCCGCGGACCGTGCCACGGTGACCCTGGCCGACGGCACCGCCGTCGACGCCGACCTCGTCGTGGGTGCCGACGGTCCGCATTCGGCGGTGCGACGACTGACCTTCGGACCCGAGGACCAGTTCGCCAAGCCGATCGGCGGCTACAACGCCTGGTTCTCCGCGCCGGACACTGTCGGACTCGACGGCTGGTATCTGCTCTATCAGGCGCCGGGCGGGCTGAACGCGTCGATGCGGCCCTCGCATGACCCGTCGATCGCCAAGGCGGGGCTGGCGTTTCAGTCCGGCCCGATCGGCTACGACCGGCACGACCTCGACGAGCAGCGCAGCATCCTGACCGACCGGTTCGCCGGCGCCGGGTGGCACTGCGACGCGCTACTGGAGGCGGCCCGCGCCGCCGACGACTTCTACTTCGACTCCTTCGCCCAGGTGCACATGCCGACCTGGTCGTCCGGGCGGGTGACGCTGGTGGGCGACGCCGGGTACTGCGCGTCGCCGCTGTCGGGCATGGGCACCAGCCTGGCGCTCGTCGGTGCCTATCTACTGGCGGGCGAGCTCGGGCAGGCCGAGACGTTCGACGCCGCCGGCCTGCCTCACGCGCTGGAGCGGTACGAGACCGTGATGCGCCCTTACGTCGACACGTGCCAGAAGCTGAACAACACCGTCGACCGGTACGCACCGATGTCGGCGTCCGACATCGCCGTCAACGCCGCGGTGATGAAGTGGATGCAGCGCTGGCCGTTTCGGCCGGTCGCGGCGAAACTCTGGTTCACCACTGCAGATTCGATCGTTTTGCCGGACTACAACGTCGGCTGA
- the aroB gene encoding 3-dehydroquinate synthase, which produces MTEPVTVNVLVDRPYPVIIGTGLLGELERVLEGRHKVAILHQPTLAQTAEAIRAMLSDKGIDAHRIEIPDAEKGKDLPVVGFIWEVLGRIGVGRKDAIVSLGGGAATDVAGFAAATWLRGIDIVHVPTTLLGMVDAAVGGKTGINTDAGKNLVGAFHQPAAVLVDLATLETLPHNELVAGMAEIVKAGFIADPTILDLIEADPEAAVSPTGDVLPELIRRAIAVKAEVVAADEKESQLREILNYGHTLAHAIERRERYQWRHGAAVSVGLVFAAELGRLAGRLDDQTADRHRAVLTALGLPVSYDPEAFPELLENMAGDKKTRAGVLRFVVLDGLGKPGRLEGPDPSLLAAAYGEIGAVAS; this is translated from the coding sequence GTGACTGAACCGGTAACCGTCAACGTCCTGGTCGATCGGCCCTATCCGGTGATCATCGGCACCGGCCTGCTCGGCGAGCTCGAGCGGGTGCTCGAGGGCAGGCACAAGGTCGCGATCCTGCATCAGCCGACACTGGCACAGACCGCCGAGGCCATCCGAGCAATGTTGTCGGACAAGGGGATCGACGCGCACCGCATCGAGATCCCGGACGCCGAAAAGGGCAAGGACCTGCCCGTCGTCGGCTTCATCTGGGAGGTGCTGGGCCGCATCGGCGTCGGCCGCAAGGACGCGATCGTCAGCCTGGGCGGGGGAGCGGCCACCGACGTCGCGGGTTTCGCGGCGGCGACCTGGCTGCGCGGGATCGACATCGTGCACGTGCCCACCACGCTGCTCGGGATGGTCGACGCCGCGGTCGGCGGCAAGACCGGCATCAACACCGACGCCGGCAAGAACCTCGTCGGTGCGTTCCACCAACCCGCCGCCGTGCTCGTCGATCTCGCCACGCTGGAAACCCTGCCGCACAACGAGCTCGTGGCCGGGATGGCCGAGATCGTCAAGGCCGGCTTCATCGCCGATCCGACGATCCTCGACCTCATCGAGGCCGACCCCGAGGCCGCCGTGTCACCGACCGGCGATGTGCTGCCCGAGTTGATCCGCCGGGCGATCGCGGTCAAGGCCGAGGTGGTCGCCGCCGACGAGAAGGAGTCGCAGCTGCGCGAGATCCTCAACTACGGGCACACGTTGGCGCACGCCATCGAACGCCGTGAGCGCTATCAATGGCGCCACGGGGCGGCGGTGTCGGTGGGGCTGGTGTTCGCCGCGGAGCTGGGCCGGCTGGCCGGACGTCTCGACGACCAGACCGCCGACCGGCATCGCGCCGTCCTCACCGCGCTGGGTCTGCCCGTCAGCTACGACCCCGAGGCGTTCCCCGAGCTGCTCGAGAACATGGCGGGGGACAAGAAAACCCGTGCGGGCGTGTTGCGGTTCGTCGTGCTCGACGGTCTCGGCAAGCCGGGCCGGCTGGAGGGCCCCGACCCGTCGCTGCTGGCGGCGGCCTACGGAGAAATAGGAGCGGTGGCGTCGTGA
- a CDS encoding nuclear transport factor 2 family protein: MDTAMMEELVSRHLRAEERGDVDGAIAVYTDDIEHDVVGFPDSPSYGKDGARSFYDELTANFRANREQVLHRYVTDEAMILEQRMTGVVTGSMLGLPGRGREISFRILHVFEFRDGLICRENIWLDSAAIVAQLS; encoded by the coding sequence ATGGATACCGCGATGATGGAGGAACTCGTTTCGCGTCATCTGCGCGCCGAGGAACGCGGCGACGTCGACGGCGCAATCGCCGTCTACACCGACGACATCGAGCACGATGTCGTCGGTTTTCCGGACAGTCCTTCGTACGGCAAGGACGGCGCCCGGTCCTTCTACGACGAGTTGACAGCCAACTTTCGCGCGAACCGAGAGCAGGTGCTGCACCGCTACGTCACCGACGAGGCGATGATCCTCGAGCAGCGCATGACCGGCGTGGTGACCGGCTCGATGCTCGGCTTGCCCGGCCGCGGGCGTGAGATCAGCTTCCGGATCCTGCACGTCTTCGAGTTTCGCGACGGACTCATCTGCCGGGAGAACATCTGGCTCGACAGCGCCGCCATCGTCGCGCAACTGAGCTGA
- the efp gene encoding elongation factor P, translated as MASTADFKNGLVLNIDGQLWQIIEFQHVKPGKGPAFVRTKLKNVVSGKTVDKTYNAGVKVETATVDRRDATYLYRDGSDFVFMDSEDYEQHPLPESLVGRAAGFLLESMPVQIAFHDGTPLYLELPVTVELEVTHTEPGLQGDRSSAGTKPATVETGAEIQVPLFINTGDKLKVDSRDGSYLGRVNA; from the coding sequence GTGGCATCGACCGCCGACTTCAAGAACGGCCTCGTCCTCAACATCGACGGCCAGCTGTGGCAGATCATCGAGTTCCAGCACGTCAAGCCCGGTAAGGGCCCGGCGTTCGTGCGCACCAAGCTCAAGAACGTGGTGTCGGGCAAGACCGTCGACAAGACCTACAACGCCGGCGTGAAGGTCGAGACGGCGACCGTCGACCGGCGCGACGCCACCTACCTGTACCGGGACGGCAGCGACTTCGTGTTCATGGACTCCGAGGACTACGAACAGCACCCGTTGCCCGAGTCGCTGGTCGGCCGCGCCGCCGGCTTCCTGTTGGAGAGCATGCCGGTGCAGATCGCCTTCCACGACGGCACCCCGCTGTACCTGGAGTTGCCGGTCACCGTGGAGCTCGAGGTGACCCACACCGAGCCGGGCCTGCAGGGCGACCGCTCCAGCGCGGGCACCAAACCGGCCACCGTGGAAACCGGCGCCGAGATCCAGGTGCCGCTGTTCATTAACACCGGGGACAAGCTGAAGGTCGATTCGCGCGACGGCAGCTACCTGGGCCGCGTCAATGCCTGA
- a CDS encoding aminopeptidase P family protein, protein MTISQRRDRLRDRLAGAGLDAMLISDLVNVRYLSGFTGSNAALLVRVEDETPVLATDGRYRTQAAQQSPDAELVIERACGPYLARRAAADGVRRLGFESHVVTVDAFATLTKAAGEQTEFVRAAGTVEALREVKDAGEIALLRLACEAADAALHDLVERGGLRPGRTEKEVRGELEALMLEHGADGPSFETIVATGPNSAIPHHRPTDAVLAAGDFVKIDFGALVSGYHSDMTRTFVLAPVAQWQTEIYELVATAQRAGREALAPGVVLKDVDAASRQVIADAGYGDNFGHGLGHGVGLQIHEAPGISGASAGTLLAGSAVTVEPGVYLPDRGGVRIEDTLVVGGGTSEPGSRRHQTADLLTRFPKELAIL, encoded by the coding sequence GTGACTATTTCACAGCGCCGGGACCGGTTGCGCGACCGGCTCGCCGGGGCCGGGCTGGACGCGATGCTGATCTCGGATCTGGTGAACGTGCGGTACCTGTCCGGGTTCACCGGCTCCAACGCTGCCTTGCTGGTCCGTGTCGAGGACGAAACGCCGGTGCTGGCCACCGACGGCCGGTACCGCACCCAGGCCGCGCAGCAGTCGCCGGACGCCGAACTCGTCATCGAGCGGGCCTGTGGCCCCTATCTGGCACGGCGCGCCGCGGCCGACGGTGTGCGACGGCTCGGGTTCGAAAGCCACGTGGTGACCGTCGACGCGTTCGCCACGCTGACGAAGGCGGCCGGTGAGCAGACCGAGTTTGTCCGCGCGGCGGGAACGGTGGAGGCGCTGCGGGAGGTCAAGGACGCCGGCGAGATCGCGCTGCTGCGGCTGGCGTGCGAGGCGGCGGACGCGGCGCTGCACGACCTCGTCGAGCGCGGCGGCCTGCGGCCGGGACGCACCGAGAAGGAGGTCCGCGGCGAGCTCGAGGCGCTGATGCTCGAACACGGCGCCGACGGGCCCTCGTTCGAGACGATCGTGGCGACCGGCCCGAACTCGGCGATCCCGCATCACCGGCCCACCGACGCCGTGCTGGCCGCGGGCGACTTCGTCAAGATCGACTTCGGCGCGCTGGTCAGCGGCTACCACTCGGACATGACGCGCACGTTCGTACTGGCGCCGGTCGCGCAGTGGCAGACCGAGATCTACGAGCTGGTCGCCACCGCACAGCGGGCAGGCCGCGAGGCGCTCGCGCCGGGGGTCGTGCTCAAGGACGTCGACGCCGCGTCGCGGCAGGTCATCGCCGACGCCGGATACGGCGACAACTTCGGCCACGGGCTCGGACACGGCGTCGGCCTGCAGATCCACGAAGCGCCAGGAATCAGCGGCGCGTCCGCCGGTACACTGCTTGCTGGCTCCGCGGTGACGGTGGAGCCCGGTGTCTATCTGCCCGACCGTGGCGGTGTCCGCATCGAGGACACGCTCGTCGTCGGCGGCGGCACTTCGGAGCCGGGCAGCCGGCGACATCAGACCGCAGACTTGCTCACCCGGTTCCCCAAGGAACTGGCCATCCTCTAA